Proteins encoded by one window of Leptospira neocaledonica:
- a CDS encoding phytoene desaturase family protein, which translates to MNIDQVGNEFDIIFIGSGMGSLTTASLLAQSAGKKVLVLEKHFQPGGFTHEFQRKQGKYHWDVGIHYVGDMHEGGLCKKISDKITRGQLTWKRMPDPFERLVFPTRNFDIYGDPEKFKSDLISQFPEEEEAIERYLKDIRKISVLFGKAIMMRLSPPPLDSLIGILGEGNVVTLKDYFDKNFKSEDLKGILAAQWGDYGLPPSKVAFAMHATLVQHYINGGYYPVGGAGKIFDSIEPILEENGGAVLSSVEAKEILIKDGKVVGVKAKALRGEGHERDFFAPVVISCAGAYPTYTKLIPDSYPISFRKDLKDFYNRERMTTSICLYLGLSESPAKFGFSGENYWIFASPDHDKNFSERNDWLSESDEIPNLYLSFPSLKNPEAKSHTMDVITFTDYANFAEWKDEPWKKRGEEYKEFKEKIINRILTTLESRFPGLTKLVEFAELSTPITNEHFTSHPDGAIYGLACVPERYKKEKCPWFDVRTPVEGLYLTGADAASPGIAGAMMGGLAAALAVTGNANLLRELRN; encoded by the coding sequence ATGAATATTGATCAAGTAGGAAACGAATTCGATATTATATTTATAGGTTCCGGAATGGGAAGCCTAACTACCGCCAGTCTTTTGGCCCAGTCAGCAGGGAAAAAAGTTTTGGTCTTGGAAAAACATTTTCAACCGGGCGGTTTTACACATGAGTTCCAGAGAAAACAAGGAAAGTATCATTGGGATGTGGGCATTCATTATGTAGGTGATATGCATGAAGGCGGGCTTTGTAAGAAGATCTCGGATAAGATCACTCGCGGGCAACTCACTTGGAAAAGAATGCCTGATCCTTTCGAACGTTTGGTTTTCCCTACTCGAAACTTCGATATTTACGGAGATCCTGAAAAGTTTAAATCGGATCTGATCAGTCAATTCCCTGAGGAAGAGGAAGCTATTGAAAGATATTTAAAAGATATTAGAAAAATTTCAGTCCTTTTTGGAAAGGCGATCATGATGAGACTTTCTCCTCCACCTTTGGATTCTCTCATCGGGATACTGGGAGAAGGGAATGTAGTAACTCTCAAGGATTATTTCGATAAAAATTTCAAGAGTGAGGATTTGAAGGGGATTTTAGCCGCTCAATGGGGAGATTACGGACTTCCACCTTCTAAAGTGGCTTTTGCGATGCATGCAACACTCGTGCAGCATTATATTAATGGAGGTTATTATCCAGTAGGGGGGGCCGGTAAAATTTTCGATTCGATAGAACCGATCTTAGAGGAAAATGGGGGCGCAGTCCTTTCTTCCGTAGAAGCAAAAGAAATCCTGATCAAGGATGGAAAGGTAGTAGGGGTTAAAGCAAAAGCATTAAGGGGAGAAGGTCATGAGCGAGACTTTTTCGCTCCGGTTGTAATCTCATGTGCGGGAGCTTATCCTACTTATACAAAATTGATCCCCGATTCATATCCGATATCTTTTAGAAAGGATCTAAAAGATTTTTATAATAGAGAAAGAATGACTACAAGTATTTGCCTCTATCTTGGTCTTTCCGAGAGTCCTGCGAAATTCGGATTTAGTGGGGAGAATTATTGGATTTTCGCTTCTCCTGATCATGATAAGAATTTTTCGGAAAGAAATGATTGGCTTTCGGAAAGTGATGAAATACCGAACCTATATCTCTCTTTTCCAAGTCTAAAAAATCCAGAAGCAAAATCTCATACCATGGATGTGATCACATTCACTGATTATGCTAATTTCGCGGAATGGAAAGACGAACCTTGGAAGAAAAGGGGAGAAGAGTATAAGGAATTTAAGGAGAAGATCATAAATCGTATCCTTACCACATTGGAGTCCAGGTTCCCAGGTCTTACTAAGTTGGTCGAATTTGCTGAACTTTCCACTCCGATCACGAATGAACATTTTACTTCTCATCCGGACGGAGCTATCTATGGTTTGGCTTGTGTACCCGAAAGATACAAAAAGGAAAAATGCCCTTGGTTCGACGTCAGAACTCCTGTTGAGGGTCTGTATTTAACCGGTGCTGATGCTGCTTCTCCGGGGATTGCAGGCGCGATGATGGGGGGCTTAGCTGCTGCTTTGGCGGTAACCGGCAACGCAAATCTACTGAGAGAGTTAAGAAATTAG
- a CDS encoding YqaA family protein: MELSKFLSELLQAYAGPGLTLVSFAAATLLPFSSEAALMGAIWSGLSPGEAVFWASIGNCAACAFNYSLGYWFGKKIEERISESKTYSGWAEKMSRWGYWALGFSFLPFVGDPITVLSGFFRQKFWIFVLIVFSLRILRYLALAYGFRP, from the coding sequence TTGGAACTTTCAAAATTTTTGTCGGAACTTCTACAGGCGTATGCAGGCCCCGGATTGACTCTGGTTTCTTTCGCGGCGGCCACCTTGCTACCTTTTAGTTCAGAGGCGGCACTTATGGGAGCGATCTGGTCCGGACTTTCTCCGGGAGAAGCAGTATTTTGGGCTTCGATTGGGAACTGTGCAGCATGTGCTTTCAATTATTCTTTAGGTTATTGGTTCGGAAAAAAAATAGAAGAACGGATCTCTGAATCAAAAACATATTCTGGCTGGGCGGAAAAAATGTCTAGATGGGGATACTGGGCATTGGGATTTTCTTTTCTCCCGTTCGTAGGAGATCCAATCACTGTGCTTTCGGGGTTTTTCCGCCAAAAGTTTTGGATCTTTGTCTTGATAGTATTTTCTCTCAGAATCTTAAGATACCTCGCCCTTGCTTACGGTTTTCGCCCGTAA
- a CDS encoding HAMP domain-containing protein yields the protein MDIFQFSYHSIGYISGTIFTVFLIISLLKLKGKTVQAWILVIYLLFVLFLNFGFLVRTSLFLPSLSKPACFLIALYTSFSNLVLLYFIYSFFGIDRKKESRIALLTLFSAGMFGFLFYVLKNINSDVSYNFSIQMFEFQNPASTAPMGSIHFLTFIWILVVILRENINVRKGLSFEPNTNAIIEKERAIQMSRNFGLAILLHGLFSLTYTFYGLGYLSFSNFQLILTSATSLQLFFYTVLYLNYFPEPSSFMIKILGVSLATVLILLCVVARISFVLIESHYDEAKKTEIENLRENLKLGRGNILPKDVLYLISSSNPNNTSRSDSSDNNEGEYISKRMYRVLSLPENKPVYIIWYTFYSEGRIYEIGYPYESYSKMIHSIVSIIALILISSSIFLILALPYLIRKGLRDLTTDRIAL from the coding sequence ATGGACATCTTCCAGTTTTCCTACCATTCTATTGGTTATATTTCAGGGACCATATTCACGGTTTTCCTGATCATCTCTTTGTTGAAACTAAAAGGAAAAACTGTACAGGCATGGATCTTAGTAATTTACCTATTATTTGTACTTTTTTTGAATTTCGGATTTTTGGTCCGTACTTCTTTGTTTTTGCCTTCCCTTTCTAAACCCGCCTGCTTCTTGATCGCGCTATATACTTCATTTTCAAATCTAGTACTTTTGTATTTTATATATTCGTTTTTCGGAATAGACCGCAAAAAAGAATCCAGAATCGCATTATTAACATTATTCTCTGCAGGAATGTTTGGATTTTTGTTCTATGTTTTGAAGAATATCAACTCAGATGTATCTTATAATTTCAGCATTCAAATGTTTGAATTCCAGAACCCTGCATCTACGGCTCCAATGGGTTCCATTCATTTTTTGACATTCATCTGGATCTTGGTCGTGATCTTAAGAGAAAATATCAATGTAAGAAAGGGACTTTCATTTGAGCCTAATACAAATGCAATAATAGAAAAAGAAAGAGCCATCCAAATGTCCCGCAATTTCGGTTTGGCAATCTTACTGCATGGATTATTCTCTCTTACTTATACTTTTTACGGATTGGGTTATCTTTCTTTTTCCAATTTTCAATTGATACTAACTTCTGCCACAAGCTTGCAGCTCTTCTTTTATACGGTGCTGTATTTGAATTATTTCCCGGAACCTTCTTCTTTTATGATCAAAATACTAGGAGTTTCTTTGGCAACCGTATTGATTCTTCTTTGTGTGGTTGCTCGGATTAGTTTTGTACTGATCGAAAGTCATTATGACGAAGCAAAAAAAACGGAAATAGAAAATTTAAGAGAAAACCTAAAATTAGGCAGAGGTAATATTCTACCTAAGGATGTGTTGTATTTAATTTCCAGTTCGAACCCAAATAATACGTCTCGATCTGATTCTTCCGATAATAACGAAGGAGAATATATCTCCAAAAGAATGTACAGAGTATTATCTCTTCCTGAAAATAAACCTGTATACATTATCTGGTACACATTCTATTCGGAAGGCAGGATTTATGAAATAGGTTATCCTTATGAATCTTATAGCAAGATGATCCATTCTATCGTTTCGATCATAGCTTTGATTCTGATTTCTTCTTCCATATTTTTGATTCTTGCCCTTCCCTACTTGATCCGAAAAGGACTTAGAGATCTCACTACAGACCGAATTGCTCTATAA
- a CDS encoding TetR/AcrR family transcriptional regulator yields the protein MKNSQEKNSYHHGDLKRALLDASVKILKEEGYKALSLRKAATSAGVSQSAPYRHYPDLESLYADIAEEGFRMLAEKQKKLRAKYKKRPLLLFRESGVSYVEFALENPDLFRIMYGNQIESHLKYDSLIKTEDETFQIIVEIIRDCQKAGLIPEGNAEKAATSAWTMAHGVAVLLSGQQMMFRSIEIKQARKITKDLIQFLYTGLKA from the coding sequence ATGAAAAATTCCCAAGAAAAAAATTCATACCACCACGGAGACCTAAAAAGGGCCTTATTGGACGCCTCCGTAAAGATCTTAAAAGAAGAAGGTTATAAGGCCTTAAGCCTCAGAAAAGCCGCCACCTCGGCCGGAGTCAGCCAATCTGCTCCTTATCGGCATTATCCAGACTTGGAATCCTTATATGCGGACATCGCGGAAGAAGGTTTTAGAATGTTGGCAGAAAAACAAAAGAAATTAAGAGCAAAATATAAAAAAAGGCCATTACTTCTATTCAGGGAATCCGGAGTTTCCTATGTAGAATTTGCATTAGAAAATCCTGATCTATTTCGGATTATGTATGGAAATCAGATCGAAAGCCATTTAAAATACGATTCTTTGATCAAAACCGAAGACGAAACGTTTCAAATCATCGTTGAGATTATCAGAGATTGCCAAAAAGCAGGACTAATCCCGGAAGGAAATGCAGAAAAAGCGGCCACTTCCGCCTGGACAATGGCCCATGGAGTCGCGGTATTATTATCAGGCCAGCAGATGATGTTCAGATCTATCGAGATAAAACAAGCAAGAAAGATCACTAAGGACTTAATCCAATTCTTATATACCGGATTGAAAGCATAA
- a CDS encoding SAM-dependent methyltransferase — protein MEGDNIVKVEPLQETTGSEIGTLSFYERIFFSALSRMQRGSLRILFPDGGQRYLGNPNSPDPPEFHHAILQVKDRKFFKKLVLYGDIGLAESYMDGDWDTDDIRAIICWFLLNLESTPSVSGSNKNFIHLTLMNLGNRLLHLFRNNSVRGSKKNISEHYDLGNDFYKKFLDPTMTYSCAYFSDPAKSLEEAQIAKIESLCKKLKLKAADHLLEIGTGWGAFSTYAAKNYGCKVTSYTISEEQYKFAKTKISDMGLENQIEVRLEDYRKVQGSYDKIVTVEMLEAVGHKYFEDFFAMCNRVLKKEGLMVHQIITCPDSRYESFRKGVDFIQKHIFPGSLLPSIARINEAINKTGNMFLHELEDVGKYYDRTLMSWQKGFEENLPSIAGMGYDESFLRKWRYYFSYCAAAFHMRNISVVQVVYTRPNNLGLNSQ, from the coding sequence TTGGAAGGCGATAATATTGTAAAAGTAGAACCGTTACAGGAAACCACGGGTTCCGAGATCGGAACTTTAAGTTTTTATGAAAGAATCTTCTTCTCTGCCTTGTCGAGGATGCAAAGAGGATCGTTGCGTATTCTCTTTCCCGACGGAGGGCAAAGATATTTAGGAAATCCTAATTCTCCGGATCCTCCTGAGTTTCATCATGCGATCTTACAAGTGAAAGACAGAAAATTTTTCAAAAAGTTAGTATTGTACGGAGATATAGGCCTTGCAGAATCGTATATGGACGGCGATTGGGATACTGACGATATTCGTGCGATCATTTGTTGGTTTTTATTAAATTTAGAAAGTACACCATCTGTGAGCGGTTCTAATAAAAATTTTATTCACCTCACATTAATGAATCTAGGAAATCGACTTTTACATTTGTTCCGAAATAATTCGGTTCGAGGAAGTAAAAAGAATATTTCAGAACATTACGATCTAGGAAACGATTTTTATAAAAAGTTCTTAGATCCCACCATGACTTATTCATGTGCTTATTTTTCCGATCCGGCAAAATCTTTGGAAGAAGCGCAAATTGCGAAAATTGAAAGCTTATGCAAAAAATTGAAACTAAAAGCTGCCGATCATCTTTTAGAGATCGGGACCGGTTGGGGTGCATTCTCTACTTACGCAGCTAAAAATTATGGATGCAAAGTAACTTCTTATACGATCTCCGAAGAACAATACAAGTTTGCAAAAACAAAGATCTCTGATATGGGTCTTGAAAATCAAATCGAAGTCCGACTCGAAGATTATAGAAAAGTGCAGGGCTCTTATGATAAAATCGTAACTGTAGAGATGTTAGAAGCTGTAGGTCATAAATATTTCGAGGACTTCTTTGCAATGTGTAATCGAGTCTTGAAAAAAGAAGGGCTTATGGTTCACCAGATCATCACTTGTCCTGATTCCAGATATGAGTCTTTTAGAAAGGGAGTGGATTTTATCCAAAAACATATCTTTCCCGGGTCACTTTTGCCTTCTATTGCTCGAATCAATGAAGCAATCAATAAAACTGGAAATATGTTCCTCCACGAACTGGAAGATGTAGGCAAATATTACGATCGAACTCTCATGTCATGGCAGAAAGGATTCGAAGAAAATCTTCCCTCAATCGCAGGTATGGGTTATGACGAATCCTTTTTACGCAAATGGAGATATTATTTTTCGTATTGCGCCGCAGCCTTCCATATGAGAAATATCAGCGTAGTGCAGGTAGTATATACCAGGCCGAATAATCTCGGATTGAATTCTCAGTGA
- a CDS encoding DUF2062 domain-containing protein, with product MTKLENQELKPSFFAKAKARILEELKTGTSPEKIALSLAIGGAIGIFPLIGTTMALCALLGFVLRLNPVSIQIANYAMYPFQVFLIIPFLKLGAYLSGKELDLTWAYKLVEGDSSQLWEGLSHSAVYAVLGWTCMVPIPAGISYFLLLILVKKANQIVRK from the coding sequence GTGACAAAATTAGAAAACCAGGAATTGAAACCATCCTTCTTCGCAAAAGCCAAAGCAAGGATTCTAGAAGAATTAAAAACCGGAACTAGTCCGGAAAAGATAGCTTTATCTTTAGCAATTGGAGGAGCGATAGGAATCTTCCCTTTGATAGGAACTACGATGGCATTATGCGCTCTCCTAGGATTTGTCTTAAGATTGAACCCAGTTTCGATTCAGATTGCAAATTATGCGATGTATCCATTTCAAGTTTTTCTAATTATACCTTTTTTGAAATTGGGGGCTTATTTATCGGGTAAGGAGCTGGATCTCACTTGGGCTTATAAGCTTGTAGAGGGAGATAGTTCTCAACTTTGGGAAGGTCTTTCTCATTCTGCAGTGTATGCGGTTTTGGGTTGGACCTGTATGGTGCCGATACCCGCGGGAATTTCCTATTTTCTATTATTGATCCTGGTCAAAAAAGCAAATCAAATCGTCCGCAAATAA
- a CDS encoding NAD(P)/FAD-dependent oxidoreductase, with the protein MKKNPPPKKRSKLISNPKKKKLAIIGSGIAGMGCSYFLRDDYDVTVFEKANYVGGHTNTVFVPEEEKEIPIDTGFIVFNHVTYPNLKRFFEKLNVPTKKTSMSFSVQHVPDHLEFCGSGWKGLFAQRKNIFNFRFLRLLLNINRFNQESPKILEDPKYKEYSLHRYIKDEGYHPDLLTYYLVPMSSAVWSTPEDLMLEFPAYSLVRFFLNHGFLGLNTQHQWYTVDGGSIEYVKRLMSPDRNRFHTNLQVLGVEVTSPGKAKLIFKGKKSEIFDKVILACHADSSLSILKKPTSLQKELLSQFKYQDNIATLHTDDSVMPNTRSTWSSWNYRMDKIQGQIHPHTIYWMNSLQGVSKKKDYFLSIGDPGLVDPKKILKRIKYEHPLFHVGSLKAQGRLSELNRKGPIYFCGSYFRYGFHEDAFWSAKELSETLLGRKVWD; encoded by the coding sequence TTGAAAAAGAATCCTCCGCCTAAAAAGAGATCGAAACTGATCTCCAATCCCAAAAAGAAAAAACTTGCCATCATAGGTTCAGGCATTGCCGGAATGGGCTGTTCTTATTTTCTAAGAGATGATTACGATGTCACAGTATTTGAAAAAGCAAACTATGTTGGAGGTCACACAAATACAGTATTCGTACCGGAAGAAGAAAAAGAGATCCCGATTGATACCGGATTTATAGTATTCAATCATGTCACTTATCCCAACTTAAAACGCTTTTTCGAAAAATTGAATGTGCCTACTAAAAAGACTAGTATGTCTTTTAGTGTGCAGCATGTTCCCGATCATCTAGAATTTTGTGGTTCCGGATGGAAAGGTCTATTTGCTCAAAGAAAGAATATATTCAATTTTCGTTTTTTACGTTTGCTCTTAAATATAAATCGATTCAACCAAGAATCTCCCAAGATCTTAGAAGATCCTAAATATAAAGAATACTCTTTGCATAGGTACATAAAAGACGAAGGGTATCATCCCGACCTTTTAACGTACTATCTTGTACCTATGAGCTCAGCAGTTTGGTCTACTCCGGAAGATCTGATGTTGGAATTCCCCGCTTATTCTTTAGTGCGCTTTTTCTTGAACCACGGATTCTTAGGACTGAACACTCAACACCAATGGTATACGGTGGATGGAGGTTCTATAGAATATGTAAAAAGGTTGATGTCGCCCGATCGAAATCGATTTCATACCAACTTACAAGTATTAGGTGTAGAAGTCACTTCGCCAGGAAAGGCCAAGCTTATATTTAAAGGGAAAAAGTCGGAAATATTTGATAAGGTCATACTTGCCTGTCATGCGGACAGTTCCTTATCTATTTTAAAAAAGCCTACATCTTTGCAGAAGGAATTATTGTCTCAGTTTAAGTATCAAGATAATATTGCGACCCTACATACGGATGATTCGGTAATGCCAAACACAAGATCAACTTGGTCTTCTTGGAATTATAGAATGGATAAAATCCAGGGACAGATACATCCGCATACGATCTATTGGATGAATAGTTTGCAAGGAGTCTCCAAAAAGAAGGATTATTTTCTATCTATAGGAGATCCTGGGCTTGTGGATCCTAAAAAGATCTTGAAAAGGATAAAATACGAACATCCTCTTTTTCATGTCGGTTCTTTAAAAGCGCAAGGTAGATTATCCGAACTGAATCGAAAAGGTCCGATCTATTTCTGCGGAAGTTATTTTAGATACGGATTTCATGAGGATGCTTTTTGGTCCGCTAAAGAATTGTCGGAGACCCTGCTAGGAAGGAAGGTATGGGACTAA
- a CDS encoding DUF1295 domain-containing protein — translation MYEKAVSLMFTAWVVIFFLMSFLWLVGKLIKNYSIVDVGWGLCISTVAIVYFLLGDAFSVRKAIFAFMATVWGWRLSYFIFTTRVLTGHEDARYTEFRKDYGDQVDRKFFINVFQFQGILGTILSLPFLFPALNPSIQTHPLELIGLSIFIIALWGESVADFQLAEFKLDPANKGKVCDVGLWRYSRHPNYFFEWVIWISFGLVSLASPWGWLGLISPLVMFILLTKITGIPLNEIGQLKSKGNLYLEYKSRTSAFFPWFPKK, via the coding sequence ATGTACGAAAAAGCCGTATCCTTGATGTTTACCGCCTGGGTGGTTATATTCTTTCTGATGAGCTTTCTATGGTTAGTCGGAAAGCTCATTAAAAACTATTCGATCGTAGACGTAGGATGGGGGCTCTGCATCTCTACGGTTGCAATCGTATATTTTCTATTAGGCGACGCTTTTTCCGTAAGAAAGGCGATTTTTGCTTTTATGGCTACGGTTTGGGGATGGAGACTTTCTTATTTTATATTCACCACAAGAGTTTTAACCGGTCACGAAGATGCAAGGTATACTGAATTTAGGAAGGATTACGGGGATCAGGTGGATCGAAAATTTTTCATCAATGTGTTCCAGTTCCAAGGAATTTTAGGAACGATCTTAAGCCTTCCTTTTCTATTTCCTGCACTGAATCCTTCCATACAAACTCATCCATTGGAATTGATAGGTCTTAGTATTTTTATAATTGCGTTATGGGGAGAATCAGTTGCCGATTTCCAATTGGCCGAGTTCAAATTGGATCCTGCAAATAAAGGAAAGGTTTGCGATGTAGGTCTTTGGAGATATAGCAGGCATCCGAATTATTTTTTTGAATGGGTGATTTGGATTTCTTTTGGTTTAGTCTCTCTTGCGTCTCCTTGGGGATGGCTCGGTCTCATCTCTCCGTTAGTTATGTTTATTCTTTTAACTAAGATCACTGGGATCCCGTTGAATGAGATCGGACAATTGAAATCGAAGGGGAATCTTTATTTGGAATACAAATCCAGGACCAGTGCATTCTTCCCTTGGTTTCCCAAGAAGTAG
- a CDS encoding DUF1365 domain-containing protein, which yields MGLNSKIVEARVMHDRKIPKPNRFNYGIFTFQLDLDELDLINDRLWIFGNNKFRAFSFNDKDHLNFGKEGIKENFLEYIRQEGVKEKVEKVTLITNLRVFGYVFNPVSFYFAEDKDGNPICAVVEVGNTFGEMKLYFLGKGSFDQKGFKKKEGKFFYVSPFVGLDSEFEFYLNPPQGGRVNLRIDAFENGERVMVTTYTGNVLDLTDLNLIRMFLKYPFVTLRVIGLIHWQALLLYLKKIPFIRKNEGIDKQRGLHLGRR from the coding sequence ATGGGACTAAATTCCAAGATAGTCGAAGCCAGGGTCATGCATGATCGTAAGATCCCTAAACCGAATCGGTTCAATTACGGGATCTTTACATTTCAATTGGACCTCGACGAACTTGACCTAATAAACGATCGTTTATGGATATTTGGAAATAATAAGTTTCGGGCCTTTAGTTTTAACGATAAGGATCATTTAAACTTCGGAAAAGAAGGTATAAAAGAAAATTTTTTAGAGTACATAAGACAGGAAGGAGTCAAAGAAAAGGTAGAAAAGGTAACGCTAATCACCAACCTGAGAGTATTCGGCTATGTCTTTAATCCGGTATCGTTTTATTTCGCAGAGGATAAGGATGGAAATCCAATATGTGCCGTTGTCGAGGTTGGAAATACATTCGGAGAAATGAAGTTATACTTCCTTGGAAAAGGATCCTTTGATCAAAAAGGATTTAAAAAGAAAGAAGGGAAGTTCTTCTACGTATCTCCGTTCGTCGGTTTGGACTCAGAGTTCGAATTTTATTTAAATCCGCCCCAAGGTGGAAGGGTAAACCTAAGAATAGACGCTTTCGAAAATGGAGAAAGAGTCATGGTGACAACTTATACCGGAAATGTTTTGGATCTGACTGATCTAAATTTAATCCGGATGTTCTTAAAGTATCCTTTTGTAACGCTTAGGGTGATCGGGCTCATCCATTGGCAGGCCTTACTTCTTTACCTGAAAAAAATCCCTTTCATTCGAAAGAATGAAGGGATAGACAAACAAAGAGGATTGCATCTTGGAAGGCGATAA
- a CDS encoding SAM-dependent methyltransferase, producing MNLIYTLMEKDIFPDWLIRFRIRQLLRLRLRTEDKGSLEKNQEHLIQYVNSLKQSPIAVDTQAANEQHYEVPSSFFKLVMGKYMKYSSGYWTSHDVGIDESERTMLDLTCKRAELENGMNVLDLGCGWGSLSLYMAEKYPKCKVTGVSNSKSQKKFIDSEAKKRGLKNLNIITADMNVFKTNLKFDRIISVEMLEHMKNYEVLFKKLASFLKPKGKFFIHIFTHKKFAYPFEVVDDTDWMAKYFFTGGQMPSHDLFLYFQKDFQISDQWVVNGKNYALTSEAWLSNMYKNKKEVLKILAETYGKDQAVKWFVYWKTFFMACAELWKYRNGEEWIVSHYLFDKK from the coding sequence ATGAATTTGATCTACACTCTAATGGAAAAAGATATTTTCCCGGACTGGTTGATCCGATTCAGGATACGTCAACTTCTGCGTCTTAGGCTCCGAACGGAAGACAAGGGGAGTCTCGAGAAAAATCAGGAACATCTAATCCAGTATGTAAATTCCTTAAAACAATCTCCGATTGCTGTAGATACCCAAGCTGCGAATGAGCAACACTACGAAGTTCCTTCTTCTTTTTTCAAATTGGTCATGGGAAAATATATGAAGTACAGCTCGGGTTACTGGACTTCTCATGATGTAGGCATAGACGAATCGGAAAGAACGATGTTGGATCTGACCTGCAAAAGAGCTGAACTCGAGAACGGGATGAACGTTTTGGATCTGGGTTGTGGTTGGGGATCTCTTTCTCTTTATATGGCGGAGAAGTATCCGAAATGCAAAGTAACAGGGGTTTCCAATTCTAAAAGCCAAAAAAAATTCATAGATTCAGAGGCCAAGAAAAGAGGTTTGAAAAACCTGAATATCATTACTGCAGATATGAATGTATTCAAAACAAATCTGAAATTCGATCGGATCATATCGGTAGAAATGTTAGAACATATGAAAAACTATGAAGTCCTCTTCAAAAAACTGGCTAGCTTTCTGAAACCGAAGGGAAAATTTTTCATACATATATTTACTCATAAAAAGTTCGCATATCCTTTTGAAGTTGTGGATGATACTGATTGGATGGCTAAATATTTTTTTACGGGAGGGCAGATGCCTTCTCATGATCTATTTTTATATTTCCAAAAGGATTTTCAGATCTCCGACCAATGGGTAGTAAACGGTAAAAATTACGCGCTTACTTCCGAAGCTTGGCTTTCCAATATGTATAAGAATAAGAAAGAAGTCCTAAAAATTTTGGCAGAAACGTATGGTAAAGACCAAGCAGTAAAATGGTTTGTTTATTGGAAAACTTTCTTTATGGCATGCGCAGAACTTTGGAAATACAGAAACGGAGAAGAATGGATCGTTTCACATTATCTTTTCGATAAGAAATAA
- the pyrF gene encoding orotidine-5'-phosphate decarboxylase has protein sequence MDFYSKFVKRREILNSLLCVGIDPDITKLPPSLEKTSDKLYVFSREIVDATAEYAVAYKPNIAFFEAFGSKGIEQFERLISHIKTNYPEIPIVADAKRGDLDNTARQYAKFFFKELGVDSLTLSPYMGSDTIKPFVEDESRMVFLLCLTSNPDSSELQKKTFSETGRTLYREVAALSEKFPTKNVGLVVGATHPKELLEIRKAHPDRIFLIPGYGAQGASLEEVISVCGKNSLVNSSRSIIFSSSGPDFAQAAGKAASSITEQMRKLLS, from the coding sequence ATGGATTTCTATTCCAAATTCGTAAAAAGAAGGGAGATATTAAACTCCCTTCTTTGCGTTGGAATCGACCCCGACATTACTAAACTTCCTCCTTCCTTAGAAAAAACCTCTGACAAACTTTACGTATTCTCCAGAGAGATCGTAGATGCTACCGCAGAATATGCGGTTGCTTATAAACCGAATATTGCATTCTTCGAAGCGTTCGGTTCCAAAGGAATCGAACAGTTTGAAAGACTGATCTCTCATATTAAAACAAATTATCCTGAGATCCCGATCGTTGCGGATGCAAAACGAGGAGACTTAGATAATACTGCAAGACAGTATGCTAAGTTCTTTTTCAAAGAATTGGGAGTGGATTCGCTTACTCTTTCTCCTTATATGGGTTCTGATACGATCAAACCTTTTGTCGAAGACGAGTCCAGAATGGTATTCTTACTTTGTCTGACTTCTAATCCTGATTCATCCGAATTGCAGAAAAAAACATTCTCCGAAACAGGTCGGACCTTATACAGAGAAGTCGCGGCTCTGAGTGAAAAATTCCCTACTAAAAATGTGGGCCTGGTCGTCGGAGCCACTCATCCTAAGGAATTATTAGAAATTCGTAAAGCTCATCCGGATCGTATCTTTTTGATTCCTGGATATGGAGCCCAAGGTGCCTCCTTAGAAGAAGTGATTTCCGTTTGTGGAAAGAACTCCTTGGTCAATTCTTCCAGAAGTATTATATTTTCTTCTTCCGGTCCTGATTTCGCTCAGGCAGCGGGAAAAGCAGCTTCCTCAATTACGGAGCAGATGAGAAAGCTACTTAGTTAA